One genomic window of Camelina sativa cultivar DH55 chromosome 5, Cs, whole genome shotgun sequence includes the following:
- the LOC104788718 gene encoding DExH-box ATP-dependent RNA helicase DExH8, translating into MAVSSPTSSSSSSESLPLPSPNFASLPIMAMKKRIVEKILENRVTLIVGDPGCGKSSQVPQFLLEANMAPILCTQPRRFAVVAVAKMVAKSRNSDLGGEIGYHIGHSKILTEGSKILFKTAGVLLDEMLDKGLNALKYKVIILDEVHERSVESDLVLVCVKQFLMKNNDLRVVLMSATADITRYRDYFKELGRGERVEVVAIPSPDQRKIFQRRVLYLEQVAGLLGVSTDLSAYCPGPSPSSADTEIKPELQNLIHDLILYIHEKEPDIEKSILVFLPTYYSLEQQWYQLKPFHASFEVHILHRSIDTEKALAAMKICRSRRKVILATNIAESSVTIPKVAYVIDSCRSLQVFWDGLRKRDAVQLVWVSKSQAEQRRGRTGRTCDGEVYRLVPSAFFNKLEEHEPPAILKLSLRQQVLHICCTESRAINDANALLAKAMDPPEPDVIDDALSMLLSIRALQKSHRGRYEPTFYGRLLASFPLSFDASILVVKFGEMGMLREGILLGVLMDTQPLPISHPFGDDSLFLEYVDHYFGGSKTISVGRREVVLMANFCAFQFWQRVFKDKHRLENLKQLLSKEKDKDPKLKFSEMEQEWCDLHNIIPSSFHHVSEMNEDILGSFHRFRPQFISSSDSLTTYYNPNEFDHTCYIECQPSEGIYLHSEEEDNNQSPPEVRKCVSVPFVPPNAFQANAIAKTMASIIKEIRTQGTPSESDNDHGAIEPEDYIENGEAPVCVYFLNGFCNRGDQCTFSHILQSTRPACKFFASLQGCRYGDSCLYSHVMQRRTKSYSPPPQCLPEGDDSSTSPLLDLFPTSSEGCILVFDDSDMHFTSSIANRYPSWKILSTSSTSETLFCDSSLADTRIFWGLNHPYQTIISKAGGENPIPWKEVKCVLCSNARKKMWLGPRQILTLTGXITGLIRF; encoded by the exons tcgTCGAGAAAATCCTCGAGAATCGTGTCACTCTCATCGTCGGCGATCCTGGATGCG gGAAGAGTTCACAAGTCCCACAGTTCCTTCTGGAAGCAAACATGGCTCCCATTTTGTGTACACAGCCACGGAGGTTTGCGGTTGTAGCTGTTGCTAAGATGGTTGCTAAATCTCGCAACTCTGATTTAGGTGGTGAAATTGGTTACCACATTGGCCATTCTAAGATTTTGACCGAAGG GTCGAAAATTCTCTTCAAAACTGCTGGAGTTCTGTTGGATGAAATGCTAGACAAAGGGTTGAATGCACTCAAGTACAAGGTTATCATTCTTGATGAAGTCCATGAAAGATCTGTGGAGTCCGATCTTGTTCTTGTCTGTGTTAAGCAGTTTCTCATGAAGAACAACGACCTCAG GGTGGTCTTGATGTCTGCAACTGCTGATATAACACGGTACAGAGACTACTTTAAAGAACTCGGCAGGGGTGAACGCGTTGAAGTAGTTGCTATTCCTAGCCCTGACCAAAGAAAAATCTTCCAGAGGAGAGTATTATATCTTGAGCAG GTTGCAGGATTGCTTGGTGTCAGTACTGATTTGTCAGCTTACTGTCCTGGTCCAAGTCCTTCTTCAGCTGATACTGAAATCAAACCTGAACTGCAGAATCTTATTCATGATCTCATCTTATATATCCATGAAAAGGAACCAGACATTGAGAAGAGTATTTTGGTTTTCCTTCCAACATACTACTCACTTGAGCAGCAATGGTATCAATTGAAACCTTTCCACGCATCTTTTGAGGTTCACATATTGCACCGAAGCATTGACACGGAGAAAGCCTTGGCAGCTATGAAGATATGCAGATCCCGCCGCAAG GTAATATTGGCTACAAATATTGCGGAATCTTCGGTAACAATACCCAAAGTAGCGTATGTCATTGACTCGTGCCGGTCTCTGCAAGTGTTCTGGGATGGACTCAGAAAAAGAGACGCAGTTCAACTTGTTTGGGTCTCTAAATCTCAG GCTGAGCAACGTAGAGGGAGGACAGGTCGAACATGTGATGGTGAGGTGTATCGCCTGGTGCCGAGTGCATTTTTTAACAAGCTTGAAGAACATGAGCCCCCGGCTATACTTAAGCTGTCATTGAGACAACAAGTTCTCCATATTTGCTGCACAGAATCCAGAGCCATTAATGACGCAAATG CGTTGCTGGCAAAAGCTATGGATCCACCAGAGCCAGATGTCATTGATGATGCATTAAGTATGCTATTAAGCATACGAGCATTGCAGAAATCGCATAGGGGTCGTTACGAGCCCACATTTTATGGACGGTTGCTTGCTAGCTTCCCATTGTCCTTTGATGCATCTATTCTGGTCGTCAAGTTTGGTGAAATGGGAATGCTAAGAGAAGGGATTCTGTTAGGTGTCCTGATGGATACCCAACCGCTTCCTATCAGTCATCCTTTTGGAGATGATTCACTG TTTCTAGAGTATGTTGACCACTATTTTGGTGGTAGCAAGACCATTTCTGTTGGGCGGAGGGAGGTGGTACTCATGGCAAACTTTTGTGCTTTTCAGTTTTGGCAGCGTGTCTTTAAg GACAAGCATCGTCTTGAAAACTTGAAACAACTTCTGtcaaaagagaaagacaaagatCCCAAGTTGAAGTTTTCTGAGATGGAACAAGAATGGTGTGATCTCCACAATATTATCCCTTCATCTTTCCATCATGTGTCTGAGATGA ATGAAGATATACTTGGCTCATTTCATCGTTTCAGACCTCAATTCATCAGTTCTTCTGATTCTCTAACAACCTATTACAATCCAAATGAATTTGATCACACATGCTATATTGAGTGCCAACCCAGTGAAGGTATATATCTACACTCTGAGGAGGAAGATAACAATCAATCACCTCCTGAAGTAAGAAAATGTGTATCGGTGCCGTTTGTTCCTCCTAACGCATTCCAAGCTAATGCTATTGCAAAAACAATGGCCAGCATAATCAAAGAG ATAAGAACTCAGGGCACACCATCTGAATCTGATAATGACCATGGAGCAATCGAACCTGAGGATTACATTGAGAATGGAGAGGCCCCAGTCTGTGTATATTTCCTGAATGGATTTTGCAACCGTGGTGACCAGTGCACGTTCAGTCATATTCTTCAGTCAACAAGACCAGCCTGCAAATTTTTCGCGTCATTGCAG GGGTGTCGATATGGAGACTCGTGTTTGTATTCACATGTCATGCAAAGACGGACAAAATCATACTCTCCCCCTCCCCAATGCCTTCCAGAAGGAGATGACTCTTCCACATCGCCTCTGCTGGATTTGTTTCCAACTTCTTCTGAGGGGTGTATCCTTGTGTTTGATGACTCTGACATGCATTTCACATCAAGTATAGCCAATAGGTATCCGTCCTGGAAGATACTCTCCACATCATCTACATCAGAGACGCTGTTTTGTGATTCATCACTTGCCGACACAAGAATCTTCTGGGGTCTGAATCATCCCTACCAGACCATCATCTCAAAAGCAGGAGGGGAGAACCCAATCCCGTGGAAGGAAGTGAAATGCGTGCTGTG TAGTAACGCACGTAAAAAAATGTGGTTAGGTCCNCGTCAGATTCTCACTCTTACAG gtTNCATCACTGGCCTCATTCGTTTTTAA
- the LOC104784532 gene encoding 21 kDa protein-like yields the protein MTSSSITFTLLLILLLVIAVSPNPSLASGTRNNTEDSVTRYSTYVRNACSVTQYQQLCVRTLWPFAVVARNKTSKWTRASVAVTITDTKRILRILLKTKGSAADERERIALSDCRELFVDSLDNLYKSLAVLRTLNADEFQRQMSDLATWLSAALTDDDTCLDGFEETSSRSWTVRMVRRKATKCMQLCSNALALLNKLSYDGL from the coding sequence ATGACTTCTTCATCTATCACgtttactcttcttcttattcttcttcttgttattgcAGTAAGCCCAAATCCGTCGTTAGCCTCCGGTACTAGGAACAACACAGAGGACAGCGTAACGCGGTACAGCACATACGTAAGAAACGCGTGCAGCGTAACGCAGTACCAGCAGCTCTGCGTCCGAACGCTATGGCCGTTTGCAGTCGTGGCGAGAAACAAGACGAGCAAGTGGACGCGAGCTAGCGTGGCGGTGACGATAACTGACACGAAACGGATCTTGAGAATCCTGCTCAAAACGAAGGGTTCAGCGGCGGACGAACGCGAGAGGATCGCGCTGTCGGACTGCCGTGAGCTTTTCGTGGACTCACTGGACAATCTGTACAAGTCACTCGCCGTTCTCCGGACACTGAACGCCGACGAGTTTCAGCGGCAGATGAGCGATCTCGCAACGTGGCTGAGCGCAGCGCTCACGGATGATGACACGTGTCTCGATGGGTTTGAAGAGACGTCGAGCAGATCATGGACGGTCAGGATGGTTAGGAGGAAGGCTACCAAGTGTATGCAATTATGCAGCAACGCGCTCGCTCTCCTCAACAAGCTTTCTTACGATGGCTTGTAA